The following DNA comes from Ardenticatenales bacterium.
GCAGTATACAAAACAGGGCATTACCAAATCATTACCAACAATGAAACGTTGACTCTACTGAAAAAAGGCCAAAAACCGGGTTTTTACACATGAACCACTCTGGTGATTTCGGCCGGACACTCGAAAAACCCGGTTTTTTCAGTGAACTCAAACATTGACATGCCGTCTCTTGTTTTGTAGACTGGTCTTATACTAGTCTAAAGGGGTGTTTTACATGGAAACGGTCGGCGCTTATGAAGCGAAAACCCATCTTTCGGAATTACTGGAGCGCGTTGCGCGGCAAGGCGCTCGCATCACCATCACCCGACACGGTGTGCCCGTGGCCATCCTGCAACCCGTTGATCCAAACGAGCAGGTTGATGTTGCTACGGTCATTGCGGACCTGCGTCACTTTCGCCAACAAAACAGTCTGGGCGATACGACGATTCGTGACCTGATCGAAGAAGGCAGGCGTTAAATGAGCAGCCTCTTTGTTATTGACAATTCCGTCATCATGACCTGGTGTTTCCAGGATGAAGCGGACCCCTATGCGGACGCCGTGCTTGACAAATTGATAACCGCAAAGGCCATCGTACCGTCTATCTGGCCGCTGGAGGTTGTGAATGTGCTGTTGGTCGCGGAGCACCGGTGGCGGCTGCGCCAGACAGATAGCGTACGTTTCCTGGCGCTGCTGGCACAATTACCGATCACTGTGGAACATGAGCGCATAGAGAAAAGAATGGGTGAGATTCTGGCCCTGGGAAGGGCGACCCATCTTTCGAGCTATGACGCGGCCTATCTAGAGCTATCCATGCGGCTGGGATTACCCATAGCGACGCTTGACCAGAAATTGCTTGCCGCGGCCCAGCAGGTAGCCGTTCCCTTGTTCGACATCTAGGTGCGGAAGGAAAGGAGGCTTCTTCAGTACTGGCTGGAGACTGTGGTTGCCAGTTGTGATGACAATTAGCCAGAGCAACCAAGGGGAGGGGGCGTCCCCCCACAATGGGGGGACGCCGCTAAAACGGAGGGAAAGAAAGTCCGCGCAAACTTCAGTTTGTGGCAAGATTGGTCCAATCTCTGAGATTGGACCAATCTAAAACTGGCCGCTTACGGCGTCCAGGGGCTACTCTGGCCGTCGTAGTTGCCGGACATGAGGACCAGGTCGAGCAGGTCTACCAGACCGGTCTCGTTCACGTCCGAGTTCTGTAGCGCATTGCCGCCACCGTCGGCGCAGGTGTTGTTGCCCGTGCCGAAGTCGGCCCCGATGCAGGTGGCGTCCGCCAGCGTGATTTCGTTGTCGTCGTTGGCGTCGCCGCCGAGGAGGAGGACGGTCGCCGGGCTGATGAGGCCGTTGGCGTCCGGGCCGCTGGCGGTGAAGGCGTGGGCGTAGTCGGTGGCGCTGTCCGCGGTGGTGGGCAGGTGCAGGGGGGCGTCGCTGTAGAGGTAGACGACTTCGTCCAGCACCGCGCCCAGCGGAGTGGTGGTGTACGCGCCGGAACTGGCGCTGCTGCCGTTGCCTAACTCAACCGCCGTGGCCCGGTTGGCGACGTCGAACACCTGGATGGTGGCCCCGCTGTCGTTGGGTCGCCCTTCGCGGTCGATGAAGCCGGTGAAGCGGAGGTCGATGACGATGATTTCGCCGTCGTTGGTGTCCAGGATGAGGCGCAGGCCGCTCCCTTCCTCCGCACCGAAGCCGCCGTTGTTCACGTACACCTTCACCCCGGCCTGGGCCGCGCTGGCCAGCAGGGCCGGGTCGGTGGCCACGTCGAAGATGGCCGTGCCGGCAGCAATCGAGGTCATGTCCAGCGTGATCACCTGGTTGTCCGCCCCCGCCGCGTCCGCGTCCGGCTCCTGGCGATAGCAGTGACCGCTAATGACCCCAGAGGTGGTCGTGTCCAGGATGCAGCCGCCCGCGCCGCCGGCGAAGGTGCTGGCCGCCG
Coding sequences within:
- a CDS encoding type II toxin-antitoxin system Phd/YefM family antitoxin; protein product: METVGAYEAKTHLSELLERVARQGARITITRHGVPVAILQPVDPNEQVDVATVIADLRHFRQQNSLGDTTIRDLIEEGRR
- a CDS encoding type II toxin-antitoxin system VapC family toxin — its product is MSSLFVIDNSVIMTWCFQDEADPYADAVLDKLITAKAIVPSIWPLEVVNVLLVAEHRWRLRQTDSVRFLALLAQLPITVEHERIEKRMGEILALGRATHLSSYDAAYLELSMRLGLPIATLDQKLLAAAQQVAVPLFDI